From the Clostridiales bacterium FE2011 genome, one window contains:
- a CDS encoding phosphodiester glycosidase family protein: protein MKKRIFCLLLCLALIPFTAGAEETADFFEKIEADTVGRIVRRYDSPTLKYTIERFTMEGEKCYLSRIWVQDPSRQIRKATAAWKKNISRPGNIIKKLPEAALAVNGSGFVSPLYPEIPENYPGTSEDYYYTPLGSLTVTDGEVFRNLEGVPYYGLALDADGLQMYTGADNGEVLATEPSQTWSFYVGCPMLRNNEDLLPEEWKFADQKASRTIIGRLDRNNYLILTVTKSKGKGVSLRRAQKFFLENFNAEWVYNLDGGQSYALMSRKQGKKKITTLAGGSVRVVDVMGFME from the coding sequence AGATTGAGGCGGATACTGTCGGCAGGATTGTCCGGCGGTATGATTCGCCGACGCTGAAATACACGATTGAACGGTTTACCATGGAGGGCGAGAAGTGCTACCTGAGCCGGATCTGGGTTCAGGATCCTTCCCGCCAGATCCGGAAAGCCACGGCGGCCTGGAAGAAAAACATCAGCCGACCCGGGAATATCATCAAAAAGCTTCCGGAAGCAGCGCTGGCGGTGAATGGCAGCGGATTTGTGAGTCCCCTGTATCCGGAGATCCCGGAGAACTATCCGGGAACCAGCGAGGATTATTACTACACTCCGCTGGGCTCCCTGACGGTAACGGACGGGGAGGTTTTCCGCAACCTGGAGGGCGTGCCGTATTACGGCCTGGCGCTGGATGCGGACGGACTGCAGATGTATACCGGCGCGGACAACGGGGAAGTGCTGGCAACGGAACCCAGCCAGACCTGGTCCTTCTATGTGGGCTGCCCGATGCTGCGGAACAACGAGGACCTGCTGCCGGAAGAATGGAAATTTGCGGACCAGAAGGCCTCCCGGACGATCATCGGCCGACTGGACCGGAACAATTACCTGATCCTGACGGTGACCAAATCCAAGGGCAAGGGAGTATCCCTGCGCAGGGCACAGAAGTTCTTCCTGGAAAACTTTAATGCCGAATGGGTCTACAACCTGGATGGCGGGCAGAGCTATGCCCTGATGAGCCGCAAGCAGGGAAAGAAAAAAATAACCACCCTCGCCGGCGGAAGCGTGAGGGTGGTTGATGTGATGGGGTTTATGGAATAA
- a CDS encoding DEAD/DEAH box helicase has translation MEFKDLGLSPSLLKNIRDTGYETPTPIQQATIPLVLEGKDVLGCAQTGTGKTAAFALPILQRLKEIPPQRSNAKVIRCLILSPTRELAMQTWENFQLYGKGEGLDSAVIFGGVGQGGQVEALHRGAEIVIACPGRLLDLMGQGLVRLDWVDIFVLDEADRMLDMGFIHDVRKIVRTLPEERQTLLFSATMPPEVEKLALDLLTDPENVKVDPVTSTVDAIDQCLYYVDKVNKKHLLAQLLEDPDVESALVFSRTKHGVDRIVRDLKRKGIEAAGIHGDKSQNARQTALNLFRSGKCRVLVATDIAARGIDVAGLSHVFNYDMPMEPEAYIHRIGRTGRAGRTGKAISFCCIDEVKQLNQVEKLIGKRLALKESDWPMEVTTPTPPKVREPRPARLDRQGNALAERRQAVVAASKPASRPARPAHSRPTGKVTIGRDGQVHSRPTGKVTIGRDGQVHSRPSGHGTGRPVHRVNRQKRRG, from the coding sequence ATGGAATTTAAAGATCTCGGTTTATCCCCTTCCCTTCTGAAAAACATCCGCGATACCGGTTATGAAACCCCGACCCCCATCCAGCAGGCTACCATCCCGCTGGTTCTGGAGGGAAAGGACGTCCTGGGCTGCGCCCAGACGGGCACCGGCAAAACTGCCGCCTTCGCCCTGCCCATCCTGCAGCGGCTGAAGGAGATCCCCCCGCAGCGGAGCAACGCCAAGGTGATCCGCTGCCTGATCCTCTCCCCCACCCGGGAGCTTGCCATGCAGACCTGGGAGAACTTCCAGCTCTACGGCAAGGGCGAAGGCCTGGACAGCGCCGTCATCTTCGGCGGCGTCGGCCAGGGCGGCCAGGTGGAAGCCCTCCACCGGGGCGCGGAAATTGTCATTGCCTGTCCCGGCCGGCTCCTGGACCTGATGGGCCAGGGACTTGTCCGCCTGGACTGGGTGGATATCTTCGTGCTGGATGAAGCTGACCGCATGCTGGATATGGGCTTCATCCACGATGTGCGCAAAATCGTCCGTACCCTGCCGGAGGAGCGGCAGACGCTGCTCTTCTCCGCCACCATGCCGCCGGAAGTGGAAAAGCTTGCCCTGGACCTGCTGACCGATCCGGAGAACGTGAAGGTGGATCCGGTTACCTCCACCGTGGACGCCATTGACCAGTGCCTGTATTACGTGGACAAGGTCAACAAAAAGCACCTGCTGGCACAGCTGCTGGAGGACCCGGACGTGGAAAGCGCCCTGGTCTTCTCCCGCACCAAGCACGGGGTGGACCGCATCGTCCGGGACCTCAAGCGCAAGGGCATCGAAGCCGCCGGCATTCACGGGGACAAGAGCCAGAACGCTCGCCAGACCGCCCTGAACCTGTTCCGCAGCGGCAAGTGCAGGGTGCTGGTCGCCACAGACATTGCCGCCCGCGGCATCGACGTGGCCGGCCTCAGCCATGTGTTCAACTATGACATGCCCATGGAACCGGAAGCCTATATCCACCGGATCGGCCGTACCGGCCGTGCCGGCAGAACCGGCAAAGCCATCTCCTTCTGCTGCATCGACGAGGTGAAGCAGCTGAACCAGGTGGAAAAGCTTATCGGCAAGCGCCTGGCCCTGAAGGAAAGCGACTGGCCCATGGAAGTCACCACGCCCACCCCGCCGAAGGTCCGCGAACCCCGGCCCGCCAGGCTGGACCGGCAGGGCAACGCGCTGGCGGAGCGGAGGCAGGCTGTAGTTGCGGCGTCAAAGCCCGCTTCCCGGCCCGCACGTCCTGCTCATTCCAGGCCCACGGGTAAAGTGACCATCGGCCGCGACGGACAGGTACACTCCCGCCCCACCGGCAAAGTGACTATAGGCAGAGACGGACAGGTGCATTCCCGCCCCTCCGGCCATGGCACCGGCCGTCCCGTCCATCGCGTAAATCGTCAAAAACGCCGCGGATAA